Proteins found in one Lates calcarifer isolate ASB-BC8 linkage group LG8, TLL_Latcal_v3, whole genome shotgun sequence genomic segment:
- the slitrk4 gene encoding SLIT and NTRK-like protein 4 codes for MLLVLLLAAFSSSFSGSLSSSLSSPSMSDGLPMADPSASDLMAETCSACSCMSVENVLYVNCEKITVYRPTQLIPPASSLYHLNFQNNFLIILYPNSFLNFTHAVSLQLGNNKLQNIEGGAFMGMSALKQLHLNNNELKVLRADTFQGIENLEYLQADYNLIKYIEKGAFNKLHKLKVLILNDNLIQALPDNIFRFASLTHLDIRGNRIQKLPYLGVLEHIGRIVELQLDDNPWNCTCDLAPLKAWLENMPYNIFIGEAICETPSDLYGRLLKETNKQELCPMGTGSDFDVRMPPAPPENGQSPSKMSPTTVAPIATKAPKTTDSSKIYGNGIVAGLPPFGRNSQIVSFQTRTPPLLCPQPCSCKAHPSDFGISVSCQERNIKNLADLIPKPPNAKKLHLSGNYIRDISPTDFQGFEGLDLLHLGSNQIVTVQKGVFANLTNLRRLYLNGNQLEQLHPEMFLGLTNLQYLYLEYNAIKEILAGTFDSMPNLQLLYLNNNVLRSLPAYVFAGVSLARLNLKNNHFMTLPVSGVLDQLRSLTQIDLEGNPWECSCDLVALKLWLEKLSDGVAAKEVKCASPVQFSNIELRLLKNEILCPKLIVRPPFILTSATPVLTSVSPAGVGKAPPGGPVPLSIMILSILVVLILTVFVAFCLLVFVLRRNKKPVGRQEGLGNQECGSMSLQLRRHSHKSGKKGSIPGDDLGGETFIPQTIEHIGKSHTCGIGRSSDMDAGFKFADSQRQKIIFRNDKDKDALSTLERNKRLSTIDELEEFLPNREPTMFIQNFLDSKRDFNSIGMGGYEIRYPEKTLDKKMKKSSLIGGNHSKIVVEQRKSEYYELKAKLQGTPDYLQVLEEQTALSKM; via the coding sequence ATGCTGCTCGTACTCCTGCTGGCagccttttcttcctccttctccggctccctctcctcctccctctcctccccctccatgTCGGACGGACTCCCGATGGCAGACCCGTCCGCCTCGGACTTGATGGCAGAGACCTGCAGCGCCTGCTCCTGCATGTCGGTGGAAAACGTGCTGTATGTCAACTGTGAGAAGATCACCGTCTACAGACCCACGCAGCTCATCCCGCCGGCCTCGTCTCTGTACCACCTTAACTTCCAGAACAACTTCTTAATCATACTCTACCCAAACTCATTCCTGAACTTCACCCATGCTGTGTCACTGCAGCTGGGGAACAATAAACTGCAGAACATCGAAGGTGGAGCATTCATGGGGATGAGCGCATTGAAACAGCTGCACCTGAACAATAATGAGTTAAAGGTGCTGCGAGCAGACACTTTCCAAGGGATAGAAAACTTGGAATACCTTCAGGCTGACTACAACTTAATAAAATACATTGAAAAGGGAGCATTTAACAAACTGCATAAGCTAAAAGTGCTGATCCTGAATGATAATCTCATACAGGCACTTCCTGACAACATTTTTCGCTTTgcctcactcacacacctggATATAAGGGGTAACAGGATCCAGAAGCTACCTTATTTGGGGGTTCTGGAGCATATAGGGCGCATTGTAGAGCTGCAGCTGGATGACAACCCCTGGAATTGTACCTGTGATTTAGCACCTCTCAAGGCGTGGCTTGAAAACATGCCCTACAACATTTTTATCGGTGAGGCCATATGTGAAACACCAAGTGACTTGTACGGGAGGCTCCTGAAAGAAACCAACAAACAGGAGCTTTGTCCCATGGGAACAGGAAGTGACTTTGATGTCAGGATGCCGCCCGCTCCGCCAGAAAATGGGCAGTCACCCTCCAAAATGTCCCCTACCACTGTGGCTCCCATAGCCACAAAAGCGCCAAAAACCACTGACTCATCTAAGATTTACGGTAATGGTATTGTGGCTGGTTTGCCCCCTTTCGGAAGAAACAGTCAGATTGTTTCCTTTCAGACACGGACCCCTCCACTGTTGTGTCCACAGCCGTGCAGCTGTAAAGCTCACCCCTCCGACTTTGGCATTAGTGTCAGCTGTCAGGAGAGGAATATTAAAAATCTAGCTGATCTCATTCCCAAACCCCCAAATGCCAAGAAACTACACCTGAGTGGGAATTACATCCGTGATATAAGCCCAACTGATTTCCAAGGGTTTGAGGGCTTAGATTTGTTACATCTTGGCAGCAATCAAATTGTCACAGTCCAGAAAGGTGTGTTTGCTAACCTCACCAACCTGAGGAGACTGTATTTGAATGGAAACCAGCTTGAACAGTTACACCCAGAAATGTTTTTGGGCCTCACAAACCTACAATACCTATATTTGGAATACAATGCCATAAAAGAAATCTTAGCGGGCACTTTTGATTCCATGCCTAACCTACAACTCCTGTATCTCAACAACAATGTTCTGCGGAGTCTCCCTGCATATGTGTTTGCGGGTGTCTCTTTAGCCAGACTGAATCTGAAAAACAACCACTTCATGACCCTGCCAGTGAGTGGCGTCTTGGACCAGTTGCGGTCATTGACCCAGATAGACCTGGAAGGGAACCCATGGGAGTGTTCCTGTGATCTGGTCGCCCTCAAACTCTGGCTCGAGAAGCTAAGTGATGGAGTGGCTGCCAAAGAGGTGAAATGTGCCTCCCCTGTGCAGTTCTCCAACATTGAGCTGCGCCTCTTGAAAAATGAGATCCTGTGTCCTAAGCTTATTGTGAGGCCGCCTTTTATTCTCACTAGCGCCACCCCTGTTTTGACCTCAGTGTCGCCTGCCGGAGTTGGCAAAGCACCACCAGGAGGGCCCGTGCCTCTCTCGATTATGATCCTCAGCATCCTTGTAGTTCTTATCCTTACTGTGTTTGTGGCCTTCTGCCTTTTAGTCTTTGTCCTGAGGCGGAATAAAAAACCAGTGGGCAGACAGGAGGGGCTAGGGAATCAGGAGTGTGGCTCCATGTCGTTGCAGCTCCGCCGACACAGCCATAAATCGGGCAAGAAAGGCTCCATCCCAGGAGATGACCTGGGGGGCGAGACATTCATTCCCCAGACCATCGAGCACATTGGCAAGAGCCACACCTGCGGGATCGGACGCTCCTCAGACATGGATGCAGGGTTCAAGTTTGCGGATTCACAGAGGCAGAAGATCATCTTTCGGAATGACAAAGATAAAGACGCGCTTTCCACCCTGGAGCGCAACAAACGCCTCAGCACCATCGATGAACTCGAGGAGTTCCTACCCAACCGAGAGCCCACCATGTTCATTCAGAACTTCCTGGACAGCAAAAGAGATTTCAACAGTATAGGGATGGGCGGGTACGAAATCCGCTACCCAGAGAAAACGCTGgataaaaagatgaagaagTCGTCGCTGATAGGCGGGAACCACAGTAAGATCGTGGTGGAGCAGAGAAAAAGTGAGTATTACGAGCTGAAAGCCAAGCTCCAAGGAACACCTGATTACCTGCAGGTGCTCGAGGAGCAGACTGCACTGAGTAAAATGTAG